A window of Desulfomicrobium macestii contains these coding sequences:
- a CDS encoding response regulator, which produces MNMYSQDVDSIADQYVTSLPISVLLIDDEFLIGEAMRIKLSSETDIIFNYCKEPDKALETAIGVQPTVIMLDLVMPGVNGLTMVKFFKSSEDFRDVPLIVLSAREEPELKKKAIALGANDYMIKLPDKTDLVARIRCHSERYIYKQQRDELIMKIRAMSGQNNDGLSSPYLD; this is translated from the coding sequence ATGAACATGTACAGTCAGGACGTAGATTCCATTGCGGATCAGTATGTGACCAGTTTGCCGATATCGGTCCTGCTCATTGATGATGAATTCTTGATAGGCGAAGCCATGCGTATCAAGCTCTCCTCGGAGACGGACATCATCTTCAACTACTGCAAGGAGCCGGACAAGGCCCTGGAAACCGCCATCGGTGTCCAGCCCACCGTGATAATGCTCGATCTGGTCATGCCGGGTGTGAACGGGCTGACCATGGTCAAGTTCTTCAAGAGCAGCGAGGATTTTCGCGACGTGCCCCTCATCGTGCTGTCGGCCCGCGAGGAGCCCGAGCTCAAGAAGAAGGCCATCGCTCTTGGAGCCAACGACTACATGATCAAGCTGCCGGACAAAACCGATCTGGTTGCCCGGATCCGCTGCCATTCGGAGCGGTACATATACAAGCAGCAGCGCGACGAGCTGATCATGAAGATAAGGGCCATGTCGGGCCAGAACAACGACGGCCTTTCCTCCCCATATCTGGATTGA
- a CDS encoding response regulator — MERKKSFFNLLQFKIHLGIQFILAICFFALGYFIYVTQLDFLINDIRRQGMEQAEMVAQASVPAIQRESIYLLEELAIKAEYSPLVAYCQIVDPVGKSFLKGEVRVGLTRDDLMSAYSARDVSVVTRDILTGGKSIGQVKLGMFIDKARQEVQATTIRLVAAFAVVLGLIALFLYVFLNRLHILPVVNLSVLTQSLSRGEFVTTNLDQRRDELGVLAHGFNIMSHSLKELYKSLEEKVDARTEDLNNAYHELQAIFDNSLVGISVLSSDHKVIRANRRFANIFGYSVVEMPLVSPEKLHVSGRNFDEFNEKFFNRLAEREITQLEYQFRRKDGSVFWSQVSAKAIDPQDLSRGVIFVIEDISDRKKASELLRQHAEDLRVAKDQADKATRSKSEFLARMSHEIRTPMNAILGMAEMLQETSLNEDQLEYVKTFSSAGELLLGIINDILDFSKIEVGQIKLESIPFNLRELVDDVNKLFVYRAEEKSLKLEKKVSEGLAQRYIGDPTRIRQIVINLVGNALKFTSVGGVTMSVSESVMDDGAPCCLFAVKDTGIGIPKSKLNTVFESFAQADSSTTREFGGTGLGLAISKKLVELMGGRIWVESESGQGTTFFFKVPLAPDQEVRQPEFRLKIPADTHLLIIEDQPEGRGSISSLVRGWGLVPVSCPSAAKAIDALNAHKKDFAFQAILIDSMVDNVPGIEIAHLLIGQGIPVANLVLAVQAAEDLARLPKATDFGPLSYILKSERDVVLHDKIYEVVSESQRRRMTDLHDKGWKVLLVDDVEANRRVVELFLKSSNVSIVHAENGKIAVEKFTEEHFDLVLMDMEMPVMDGLEATRRIRAWEQEKREYKTPIIALTAHAFQEHRQKTMDAGCTEFLAKPIKKQALINIIDLFAGQRESLIAQPEPLLVTEITPIHDEQDSPVQIDPELQDLRPLFLRTVRDFQAQLADAITTQDFGTMQRCGHSLKGLGSTYAVDAISQAGKIIESAAKSRQAAVVVEAVNHLSVFMNTGTTQKIQAGEASGEVTGDDLPAPVDGRYVVHVAPEMSELIPFLMDAMQKDLELMGKALAQKDFPTMRRFGHSHKGFGSTYGFEYISIIGRKIQTAAEARDAEQLADLLLALGNYLERVDIVYEIKADLIEDEIEEPVPAASVPEEIAEDVQDYTVEVDAELYELVPLFMDTMHSNVAEMQEALPEKNFDVICRHGHSQKGLGSTYGFDYLSHIGYKIETAGMQKNADEVQKLLKEMIKYLENVHIVERKG; from the coding sequence ATGGAAAGAAAAAAATCATTTTTTAATCTGCTCCAGTTCAAGATACATCTTGGGATTCAGTTCATTCTGGCCATATGCTTTTTTGCACTGGGGTATTTCATCTATGTCACGCAGCTCGACTTTCTCATAAACGACATCCGCAGGCAGGGCATGGAGCAGGCGGAGATGGTCGCCCAGGCAAGCGTGCCCGCCATCCAGCGGGAAAGCATCTATCTGCTGGAGGAGCTGGCCATCAAGGCGGAGTATTCCCCCCTTGTCGCGTACTGCCAGATCGTCGATCCGGTCGGAAAATCCTTTCTCAAGGGCGAGGTCCGGGTCGGGCTGACCAGGGACGACCTCATGAGCGCCTACAGCGCCCGGGACGTGAGCGTGGTCACCCGCGACATCCTCACGGGAGGAAAAAGTATCGGCCAGGTCAAGCTGGGCATGTTCATCGACAAGGCGCGGCAGGAGGTCCAGGCGACCACCATTCGCCTCGTGGCCGCTTTTGCCGTGGTGCTCGGCCTGATCGCGCTTTTTCTGTACGTCTTCCTGAACCGCCTGCACATTCTGCCGGTCGTCAATCTCTCCGTTCTCACCCAGAGCCTGTCGCGCGGCGAGTTCGTGACCACGAACCTGGATCAGCGCCGGGATGAACTCGGGGTTCTGGCCCACGGTTTCAACATCATGAGCCACAGCCTCAAGGAACTCTACAAGAGCCTTGAAGAGAAGGTCGACGCGCGCACGGAAGACCTGAACAACGCCTACCATGAGTTGCAGGCCATTTTCGACAACTCGCTGGTCGGCATTTCGGTTTTGAGCTCCGATCACAAGGTGATCCGGGCGAATCGCAGGTTCGCGAACATTTTCGGCTATTCGGTGGTGGAGATGCCCCTTGTGAGCCCCGAGAAACTCCATGTCTCCGGCAGGAACTTTGATGAATTCAATGAAAAATTCTTCAACCGGCTGGCCGAGCGGGAGATCACCCAGCTGGAGTATCAGTTCCGCAGAAAGGACGGCAGCGTCTTCTGGAGTCAGGTTTCCGCCAAGGCCATCGACCCGCAGGATTTGAGCCGGGGCGTCATTTTCGTCATCGAGGACATCTCCGATCGCAAGAAGGCCAGCGAACTGCTGCGCCAGCACGCCGAGGACCTGCGCGTGGCCAAGGACCAGGCCGACAAGGCCACCCGCTCCAAGAGCGAATTTCTGGCCCGCATGAGCCACGAGATCCGTACTCCCATGAACGCGATTCTGGGCATGGCCGAGATGCTTCAGGAGACGAGCCTGAACGAGGATCAGCTGGAATACGTCAAGACTTTCAGCTCCGCTGGCGAACTTCTGCTGGGCATCATCAACGACATCCTCGATTTCTCCAAGATAGAGGTCGGCCAGATCAAGCTCGAATCCATTCCGTTCAATCTGCGCGAGCTTGTGGACGACGTGAACAAACTCTTTGTCTATCGGGCGGAGGAGAAGTCCCTGAAACTCGAAAAGAAGGTTTCAGAAGGCCTGGCGCAACGCTACATCGGCGATCCGACCCGCATCCGGCAGATCGTCATCAATCTTGTCGGCAACGCGCTCAAGTTCACCAGCGTTGGCGGGGTGACCATGTCCGTGTCGGAGTCCGTCATGGACGACGGGGCGCCGTGCTGCCTCTTCGCGGTCAAGGATACGGGCATAGGGATTCCAAAATCGAAGCTGAACACCGTCTTCGAGAGCTTCGCGCAAGCCGACTCCTCGACGACCCGTGAATTCGGCGGCACGGGTCTTGGGCTGGCCATCTCCAAGAAGCTCGTGGAACTCATGGGCGGACGGATCTGGGTCGAGAGTGAATCCGGACAGGGAACGACCTTCTTCTTCAAGGTGCCTCTCGCCCCCGACCAGGAGGTCAGGCAGCCGGAATTCCGTTTGAAGATTCCGGCGGACACGCATCTGCTCATCATCGAGGACCAGCCCGAAGGCCGGGGGAGCATAAGCTCGCTGGTGCGCGGCTGGGGGCTTGTCCCCGTCTCCTGTCCGTCGGCGGCCAAGGCCATCGACGCCCTGAACGCGCACAAGAAGGATTTTGCCTTCCAGGCCATCCTGATCGATTCCATGGTCGACAACGTGCCGGGAATCGAGATCGCGCATCTGCTCATCGGACAGGGAATTCCCGTGGCCAACCTTGTCCTGGCGGTGCAGGCCGCCGAGGACCTTGCGCGGCTGCCCAAGGCGACCGACTTCGGCCCGCTGTCGTATATCCTCAAGAGCGAGCGGGACGTCGTTCTGCACGACAAGATCTACGAGGTGGTGTCCGAATCCCAGCGCAGGCGCATGACGGACCTGCACGACAAGGGCTGGAAGGTGCTTCTGGTCGACGATGTCGAGGCCAACAGGCGGGTGGTCGAGCTTTTTCTCAAGAGCAGCAACGTCTCCATAGTGCATGCCGAGAACGGCAAGATCGCGGTGGAGAAGTTCACCGAGGAACACTTCGACCTTGTGCTCATGGACATGGAGATGCCGGTCATGGACGGCCTTGAGGCCACGCGCCGCATCCGCGCCTGGGAACAGGAGAAACGCGAATACAAGACGCCCATCATCGCCCTGACGGCCCACGCCTTCCAGGAACACCGGCAGAAGACCATGGACGCGGGATGCACTGAATTCCTGGCCAAGCCCATCAAGAAACAGGCGCTCATCAACATCATCGATCTCTTCGCAGGACAGCGCGAATCCCTGATCGCGCAACCAGAGCCCCTGCTGGTCACGGAGATCACGCCCATTCATGACGAACAGGACTCTCCGGTCCAGATCGATCCAGAATTGCAGGATCTGCGACCGCTCTTTCTGCGCACCGTGCGTGATTTCCAGGCACAGCTGGCCGACGCCATCACGACCCAGGACTTCGGCACGATGCAGCGTTGCGGCCACAGCCTGAAGGGGCTGGGCAGCACTTACGCCGTGGATGCGATCAGCCAGGCTGGCAAGATCATCGAGAGCGCGGCCAAGAGCAGGCAGGCGGCCGTGGTCGTCGAGGCGGTCAACCACCTGTCCGTGTTCATGAACACGGGCACGACGCAGAAGATCCAGGCCGGGGAGGCTTCCGGTGAGGTGACCGGGGATGATCTGCCCGCGCCGGTGGATGGACGCTATGTGGTTCACGTCGCGCCGGAAATGTCCGAGCTCATTCCGTTTCTCATGGACGCCATGCAGAAGGATCTGGAGCTCATGGGAAAGGCTCTGGCCCAGAAGGATTTCCCGACCATGCGTCGCTTCGGGCATAGCCACAAGGGCTTCGGCAGCACCTACGGTTTCGAGTACATCAGCATCATCGGACGGAAAATCCAGACCGCCGCCGAGGCCCGGGATGCCGAACAGCTTGCCGATCTGCTGCTGGCGCTGGGCAATTACCTGGAGCGGGTGGACATCGTTTACGAGATAAAGGCCGACCTCATCGAAGATGAAATCGAGGAGCCGGTGCCGGCGGCCTCGGTGCCCGAGGAGATCGCCGAGGACGTGCAGGATTACACGGTCGAGGTTGATGCCGAGCTTTACGAGCTCGTGCCTCTCTTCATGGACACCATGCATTCTAATGTCGCCGAAATGCAGGAAGCATTGCCCGAGAAGAACTTTGATGTCATTTGCCGTCACGGCCATAGCCAGAAGGGGCTCGGGAGTACCTATGGTTTTGATTATCTGAGCCATATCGGGTACAAGATCGAAACGGCCGGGATGCAGAAGAATGCGGATGAAGTTCAGAAATTGCTCAAAGAGATGATCAAGTATCTCGAAAATGTACATATCGTGGAGCGCAAAGGATGA
- a CDS encoding response regulator: protein MTQPNAHGFDSGQEPVMQNILVIDDDKLMCLALAKILISAGYNVVQAGDGEEGLKLYRSQDFDLVITDLIMPDKEGIQIIRELRKENSRIRIIAMSAGGRGGATDYLKWARLMGAKQCLSKPIKREDLLDAVQAVLALP, encoded by the coding sequence ATGACGCAACCAAATGCCCATGGCTTCGATTCCGGACAAGAGCCGGTCATGCAGAATATTCTTGTCATCGATGACGACAAGCTCATGTGTCTGGCCCTGGCCAAGATCCTTATTTCCGCCGGCTACAATGTCGTTCAGGCGGGAGATGGCGAGGAAGGGCTCAAATTGTACCGGTCCCAGGATTTTGATCTGGTCATCACCGATCTCATCATGCCGGACAAGGAAGGAATTCAGATCATCCGCGAATTGCGTAAGGAAAACAGCCGGATTCGCATTATCGCCATGTCCGCCGGAGGCAGGGGCGGCGCCACGGATTATTTGAAGTGGGCGCGGCTTATGGGCGCGAAACAGTGCTTGAGCAAACCCATCAAGCGTGAAGACCTGCTCGATGCCGTGCAGGCTGTGCTGGCCTTGCCCTGA
- a CDS encoding phosphate ABC transporter substrate-binding/OmpA family protein, with amino-acid sequence MADMDGSGSSGKIFGFFLAVLALAVMGAAVTFFLRPDLFSFGSVNPVAHVSIFPQEAAVGGGQWRLLSQWHGAGDLHEAGNLYRVEFKPIPGWETPPPVVLKKDETGARVEGVYKPVQYSTQTILELSGASTLASRLVPELAEFYLTNIGANEVRRIPGKSADEMTVEGIFYAAREIRAIEISGQGTAAGFSALKAGDCDIAMAVHKLSAVDAKIFGEGVITAQSEHRLGMDAVAVLVHKDNPVPSLTIEQVGGIFSGEISNWEQVGGPSAPIKVFVLRENFATRRFVKDFFLNGKDFVTSARVVDIHEMLPELVSQDPWAIGFSSITMANQCREMPLKPGADSDAVAPTPDSIRKLVYPAGRNLYLYLRATTDNVYARDFIRVALGPVGQEVVKKFGFVRNSEVVGDASSADRDTPLDGSQSSFAQLPATEPPPVLKAPPLKSLPPLVQFDGEAVPESARRTVLQDYLDGVYGAQKLPFVFRFESGNLELDEQGGRDLARIVAMMKEPKNSGKTIVLVGYSDSVGAYASNLAVSRKRAEAVAEALGKRRLQDIVVLAAGEEGAVDRNDIRAGREKNRRVEIWIK; translated from the coding sequence ATGGCTGACATGGACGGATCTGGATCGTCTGGAAAAATTTTTGGTTTCTTTCTGGCAGTGCTGGCTCTCGCCGTCATGGGTGCGGCGGTTACTTTTTTTCTCAGGCCGGACCTGTTTTCATTTGGGTCCGTCAATCCGGTCGCGCACGTGTCCATTTTTCCGCAGGAGGCTGCCGTCGGAGGAGGGCAGTGGAGACTGTTGAGCCAGTGGCATGGGGCCGGTGATCTTCACGAGGCCGGCAACCTTTATCGAGTCGAGTTCAAGCCGATTCCCGGCTGGGAGACTCCCCCGCCCGTTGTGCTCAAAAAAGACGAAACCGGAGCCAGGGTCGAGGGTGTTTACAAGCCTGTCCAGTATTCCACGCAGACCATCCTCGAGTTGTCGGGAGCAAGCACGCTTGCAAGCCGTCTTGTGCCGGAGCTGGCCGAATTTTATTTGACGAATATCGGTGCCAATGAAGTGCGCAGGATTCCCGGCAAAAGCGCCGATGAAATGACCGTGGAAGGAATTTTTTACGCGGCCCGGGAAATTCGCGCCATCGAAATAAGCGGCCAGGGAACGGCCGCAGGGTTCTCCGCCCTCAAGGCTGGAGACTGCGACATCGCCATGGCAGTGCACAAACTCTCCGCCGTGGACGCCAAGATTTTCGGCGAAGGGGTCATCACGGCGCAGAGCGAACACAGGCTGGGCATGGATGCCGTGGCGGTGCTCGTGCACAAGGACAATCCCGTCCCGTCCCTGACCATTGAGCAGGTAGGCGGCATTTTTTCCGGCGAGATCTCAAATTGGGAGCAGGTGGGCGGCCCTTCGGCACCGATCAAGGTCTTTGTCCTGCGGGAGAATTTTGCGACACGCCGTTTCGTCAAAGACTTTTTTCTGAATGGGAAAGATTTTGTTACCTCGGCCCGCGTCGTCGACATCCATGAAATGTTGCCCGAGCTTGTCTCCCAGGATCCCTGGGCGATCGGGTTCAGCAGCATCACGATGGCCAACCAGTGCCGCGAGATGCCCCTCAAGCCGGGTGCGGATTCCGACGCGGTCGCACCCACGCCCGATTCCATCCGCAAGCTTGTCTATCCGGCCGGCCGGAACTTGTATCTCTATCTTCGGGCCACGACGGACAACGTCTACGCCCGCGACTTCATTCGCGTTGCCCTGGGCCCCGTCGGCCAGGAAGTGGTCAAGAAATTCGGATTCGTGAGGAACAGCGAGGTCGTAGGGGACGCATCCTCAGCGGATCGGGACACCCCGCTTGACGGTTCGCAATCCTCTTTTGCGCAGTTGCCGGCAACGGAGCCTCCGCCCGTTTTGAAAGCCCCCCCTTTGAAATCGCTTCCGCCATTGGTGCAGTTTGACGGTGAGGCGGTGCCCGAGAGCGCCCGCAGGACTGTTCTGCAGGACTACCTCGACGGTGTGTACGGGGCGCAGAAACTGCCGTTTGTTTTCCGCTTTGAATCCGGAAATCTGGAGTTGGATGAACAGGGTGGCAGGGATTTGGCCCGAATCGTGGCCATGATGAAGGAGCCGAAGAATTCGGGCAAGACGATTGTCCTGGTTGGCTATTCGGACTCGGTGGGGGCCTATGCCTCCAATCTGGCGGTTTCGCGCAAGCGGGCGGAAGCCGTCGCCGAGGCACTGGGCAAAAGGAGGTTGCAGGATATCGTTGTCCTGGCCGCCGGCGAAGAGGGCGCGGTAGACCGCAATGACATCCGCGCCGGAAGAGAAAAAAATCGACGTGTGGAGATATGGATCAAATGA
- a CDS encoding PilZ domain-containing protein produces MSDDKISDVEVFVHNKMVVSFACPQCKLEKDVAVERIKDVYHWNVNATCRRCSYKFKVSFNFRKYYRKETYIHGLLFDSIRSIDPVGDVIITDISLTGIGFEYNKFNFDVGSIFVLRFILDDDERSRMEKKISIESIRGSKVGALFQDESGFDKALGKYILPK; encoded by the coding sequence ATGAGCGACGACAAAATATCAGATGTTGAAGTTTTCGTGCATAACAAAATGGTGGTGTCTTTTGCCTGCCCACAATGCAAGTTGGAGAAAGACGTTGCAGTTGAGAGAATTAAAGATGTTTATCATTGGAATGTGAACGCAACGTGTCGAAGATGTTCGTATAAATTCAAGGTTTCTTTCAATTTTAGGAAATATTACAGAAAAGAAACATATATACATGGGCTTCTATTTGACTCTATAAGATCTATTGATCCTGTAGGTGATGTTATAATAACTGACATATCTCTGACTGGAATTGGTTTCGAATACAATAAATTTAATTTTGATGTCGGATCTATTTTTGTATTGAGATTTATTCTGGATGATGATGAGCGCTCAAGAATGGAGAAAAAGATATCGATAGAATCCATAAGAGGATCAAAAGTCGGAGCTCTTTTTCAGGATGAAAGTGGTTTTGACAAGGCTCTCGGAAAATACATTCTTCCCAAATAG
- the phrB gene encoding deoxyribodipyrimidine photo-lyase: MNPRRVHILKDVPATRGPVLYWMHRDFRARDNWGLTYARLQALRTGQPVAVIFCLAPEFADATAVHFNFLLDGLTQTVHALRQQNISFFALTGSPGLEIASFARKHGAGLMVTDFDPLRVKRRWHEDLLSACELPVHEVDSRNIVPARVVSDRREFMARTIRPKIKRLLLEFLDEFPELPAHPHDWPTAPPEPDFPVLRSKIRNDAPRQNLLVEPGEQAGQAVLHNFLKSRLPLYAKRNDPNQDVCSNLSAYLHFGMLSAQRAALETQSCGLAGEHVDSFLDELIVRRELSDNFCLHTQSYDTEDGFPAWARESLHKHRNDPRPVIYSPEELEKAGTHDPLWNAAQTQMLRSGKMHGYLRMYWAKKILEWSPSPAEALRTAILLNDRYSLDGRDSNGYTGIAWSIGGVHDRGWTERPIFGKIRFMNYAGARRKFDVDQYVRTWIAPQDDASI; this comes from the coding sequence ATGAATCCACGCCGCGTACACATCCTCAAAGACGTGCCTGCAACCCGGGGGCCGGTGCTTTATTGGATGCACCGGGATTTTCGGGCCCGGGACAACTGGGGGCTGACCTACGCCCGCCTGCAGGCGCTAAGGACCGGACAACCCGTGGCCGTGATCTTTTGTCTGGCTCCGGAATTTGCGGACGCGACAGCGGTGCATTTCAATTTTCTGCTCGATGGACTGACGCAAACGGTGCACGCCCTCCGGCAACAGAACATCAGCTTTTTTGCCCTGACCGGAAGTCCCGGACTTGAAATCGCAAGTTTTGCCCGCAAGCACGGGGCCGGACTTATGGTCACGGATTTCGATCCGCTGCGCGTCAAGAGGCGATGGCATGAGGATCTGCTTTCGGCCTGCGAGCTACCCGTGCACGAGGTCGATTCGCGCAACATCGTGCCCGCACGCGTGGTTTCAGACCGGCGCGAGTTCATGGCGCGAACCATTCGTCCCAAGATCAAGCGCCTGCTGCTGGAATTCCTGGATGAATTTCCCGAGCTGCCCGCGCATCCGCATGATTGGCCGACAGCACCGCCGGAGCCTGACTTTCCCGTGTTGCGGTCAAAAATCAGGAATGACGCCCCACGGCAGAATCTGCTTGTCGAGCCAGGGGAACAGGCCGGCCAGGCCGTACTCCACAATTTCCTGAAAAGCAGGCTGCCCTTGTATGCCAAGCGCAACGACCCCAACCAGGATGTCTGCTCCAACCTCTCCGCGTACCTGCATTTCGGCATGCTTTCCGCCCAACGCGCGGCGCTGGAAACCCAGTCCTGCGGGCTTGCCGGAGAGCACGTCGATTCATTCCTTGACGAACTCATTGTCCGCCGCGAGCTTTCGGACAACTTCTGCCTGCATACCCAAAGCTACGACACCGAGGACGGCTTCCCCGCCTGGGCCAGGGAGAGCCTGCACAAGCATCGCAACGATCCGCGCCCCGTCATTTACTCACCGGAGGAACTTGAAAAGGCAGGGACCCACGACCCGCTCTGGAACGCCGCCCAGACCCAGATGCTGCGCAGCGGCAAGATGCACGGCTACCTGCGCATGTACTGGGCCAAGAAAATCCTGGAGTGGTCCCCCTCGCCGGCCGAGGCCCTGCGCACGGCCATTCTGCTCAATGACCGCTACAGCCTCGATGGCCGGGACAGCAACGGCTATACGGGCATTGCCTGGTCCATCGGAGGAGTGCATGACCGTGGCTGGACCGAACGTCCGATTTTCGGCAAGATCAGATTCATGAACTACGCAGGCGCGCGCCGCAAATTCGACGTGGACCAATACGTAAGGACCTGGATCGCGCCCCAGGATGACGCATCAATCTGA
- a CDS encoding autotransporter assembly complex protein TamA, with amino-acid sequence MSFLQARILLLLSLTLLASPFFATSGECAPIEYTVEIPALPGGLTPLLSSVSDCVDLQNNPPDTRGLLRKRVANDIDSFMDALKAKGYFKAEVTGELDTNVTPHVVRFQIDPGPRFVFEKPRLVLVPDDSAREHLRDALHRIKAGEKYSSGTILDVETALLERLKEHGYPSPVAREKKIVADHATDKVAVSFTIDTGPAASFGSTRILGLEDVSDRVVIAELAWEEGSPYDRRKVDKTREQLIRTGLFRSVRIDADHPEGSTAVNMNLILLEAPHRSVRAGLWYYSDLGLGTNVGWTHRNIFGAGQELRLDAEIAETLQRAKTDLILPRMWHPRQNLGFSAQYEHELTDSYEATNLSLSALARRPFSELQVGYGLAYRLTEVDDEELRRFNLISVPLIAEFTNADNLLDPTSGLTLAARMEPFTDIGQRETSFVLWNLSGRHYLPLTKNKSIVLATRGRYSLLAGTNRDSIPEDMLLYAGGGGSIRGYAHQYAGELDEDDDPLGGVSAVDFSAELRFRINREYGVALFGDGGGAFSGRNPSDREDYFWGAGAGLRYYTPIGPIRADVAVPLDRRDGVDSPFQIYISLGQAF; translated from the coding sequence ATGTCCTTTTTGCAGGCCCGAATTCTTCTCTTGCTGAGCCTGACCCTGCTGGCCTCCCCATTTTTTGCGACTTCGGGCGAATGCGCGCCCATCGAATACACGGTCGAAATTCCGGCCCTGCCAGGCGGCCTCACCCCCCTGCTCTCCTCCGTCTCGGACTGCGTGGACCTGCAGAACAATCCTCCCGACACCCGGGGCCTGCTGCGCAAGCGTGTGGCCAACGACATCGACTCCTTCATGGACGCCCTGAAGGCCAAGGGATATTTCAAGGCTGAGGTCACGGGCGAATTGGACACCAACGTCACCCCGCATGTCGTGCGCTTCCAGATCGATCCCGGCCCGCGCTTTGTTTTCGAGAAGCCCCGGCTAGTCCTTGTCCCGGACGATTCCGCCCGCGAGCATCTGCGGGATGCCCTGCACAGGATCAAGGCGGGCGAGAAATATTCCTCCGGCACGATTCTGGATGTTGAAACGGCGCTTCTGGAACGCCTCAAGGAACACGGGTACCCCTCGCCCGTGGCCCGGGAAAAAAAAATCGTCGCTGACCATGCCACGGACAAAGTCGCTGTGAGCTTCACCATCGACACCGGACCGGCCGCGTCATTCGGCTCCACAAGGATTCTGGGGCTTGAAGATGTCTCGGACAGGGTCGTCATCGCCGAACTGGCCTGGGAGGAAGGGAGCCCGTATGACCGGCGCAAGGTGGACAAGACCCGCGAGCAACTCATCCGCACCGGTCTTTTCCGGTCGGTACGCATCGACGCGGACCACCCGGAAGGATCGACGGCCGTGAACATGAATCTGATACTGCTCGAAGCCCCGCATCGGAGCGTGCGCGCGGGTCTTTGGTATTATTCCGATCTGGGGCTTGGCACCAATGTAGGCTGGACGCACCGCAACATTTTCGGAGCCGGACAGGAATTGCGCCTCGATGCGGAAATCGCCGAAACCCTGCAAAGGGCCAAAACCGACCTGATCCTGCCCCGCATGTGGCATCCCCGTCAGAATCTCGGATTTTCGGCCCAGTACGAGCACGAACTCACCGACAGTTACGAAGCCACCAACCTTTCCCTCTCGGCTCTCGCGCGCCGGCCTTTTTCGGAACTGCAAGTCGGCTACGGCCTGGCCTATCGCCTGACCGAGGTGGACGACGAGGAACTGCGACGCTTCAATCTGATCTCCGTCCCACTGATCGCCGAATTCACCAATGCCGACAATCTGCTGGATCCCACCAGCGGGCTGACCCTGGCCGCGCGCATGGAACCGTTCACCGACATCGGGCAGAGGGAAACATCCTTTGTACTTTGGAATCTTTCGGGGCGGCATTACCTGCCGCTGACCAAAAACAAATCCATCGTCCTGGCCACACGTGGACGTTACAGCCTGCTGGCCGGAACCAACCGGGACAGCATCCCCGAAGACATGCTCCTGTACGCCGGTGGCGGGGGCTCGATACGCGGTTATGCTCATCAGTATGCAGGCGAACTCGACGAGGATGACGATCCCTTGGGCGGCGTGAGCGCCGTGGATTTTTCAGCGGAACTACGTTTTCGCATCAACCGGGAATACGGAGTCGCCCTTTTTGGAGACGGTGGCGGGGCCTTTTCCGGCCGCAACCCCTCGGACAGGGAGGATTATTTCTGGGGAGCCGGGGCCGGACTGCGCTATTACACACCCATCGGGCCGATCAGGGCGGATGTGGCCGTGCCCCTTGACCGCAGGGACGGCGTGGACTCTCCATTCCAGATTTACATCAGCCTCGGGCAGGCCTTCTGA